Proteins co-encoded in one Paracrocinitomix mangrovi genomic window:
- a CDS encoding 2-C-methyl-D-erythritol 4-phosphate cytidylyltransferase — protein MSTHVKYSVIIAAGGSGSRMGAQIPKQFLLLNDKPIIFHTIQKFVDALPDIEIIVVLPEYQQKLWHQLVDKHQFNHEVKLAIGGEQRYHSVKAGLALATGDVIGVHDAVRPLIDKNVIKAVYEQAANTGAAVPVVELTDSIRKITYDESEAVNRKEYRLVQTPQVFKSNIIKIAYEQKYHPNFTDDATVVEACGHDIVLVEGNVENIKITRPVDLVLAAALLSELS, from the coding sequence TTGTCAACTCACGTTAAATATTCTGTAATTATTGCTGCCGGAGGTTCCGGAAGCAGAATGGGTGCGCAGATACCTAAGCAATTTTTATTGCTCAATGACAAACCCATCATTTTTCACACCATCCAAAAGTTTGTGGATGCTTTGCCGGATATTGAAATCATTGTTGTTTTACCGGAATATCAGCAAAAGCTATGGCATCAATTAGTTGATAAACATCAATTTAATCATGAGGTAAAACTGGCGATAGGAGGGGAGCAACGATATCATTCTGTAAAAGCTGGTTTGGCTTTAGCTACCGGAGATGTCATAGGTGTTCATGATGCGGTTAGACCGTTGATAGATAAAAATGTGATCAAAGCTGTTTACGAGCAGGCTGCTAATACCGGGGCGGCAGTTCCTGTTGTTGAATTAACAGACTCTATTAGAAAAATCACTTATGATGAATCTGAAGCGGTTAACAGAAAAGAATACAGATTAGTGCAAACACCACAGGTATTTAAATCTAACATCATTAAAATTGCCTATGAGCAAAAGTATCATCCAAATTTTACTGATGATGCAACTGTGGTAGAAGCTTGTGGACACGATATTGTTTTGGTTGAGGGAAATGTAGAGAATATCAAAATTACACGACCGGTGGATTTGGTTTTGGCAGCAGCATTATTAAGCGAACTTTCTTAA
- the queA gene encoding tRNA preQ1(34) S-adenosylmethionine ribosyltransferase-isomerase QueA yields MKLSAFNFDLPEDLIAKHPSDVRDEARLMVLNREKQTIEHKMFKDVLDYFDEGDVMITNNTKVFPARLYGNKEKTGARIEVFLLRELNRESLLWDVLVDPARKIRIGNKLYFTDDDSLVAEVIDNTTSRGRTIRFLFDGTYEEFKAKITELGETPIPPYIKSLRDVVPEDEERYQTIYAKKEGAVAAPTAGLHFSKQLMKRLEIKGVEFAELTLHIGLGTFRQVEVEDLTKHKMDSEEAEIDQTAADIVNRAKHDRKKVCAVGTTVMRAVESSVSTEGYLKPFKGWTNKFIFPPYDFSVANCMITNFHTPQSTLLMMVSAFAGHDFIMQAYNEAVKEKYKFYSYGDAMLIL; encoded by the coding sequence ATGAAGCTATCAGCATTCAATTTTGACTTACCTGAAGATCTTATTGCCAAACACCCTAGTGATGTAAGAGATGAGGCCAGATTAATGGTTCTAAATCGCGAGAAGCAAACTATCGAGCACAAGATGTTTAAAGATGTCTTGGATTACTTTGATGAAGGTGATGTAATGATCACAAATAACACAAAAGTATTTCCTGCTAGATTGTATGGTAATAAAGAAAAAACAGGTGCTAGAATCGAAGTGTTCTTGTTGAGAGAATTGAACAGAGAAAGCTTGTTGTGGGATGTTTTGGTAGATCCTGCAAGAAAAATCAGAATCGGAAATAAACTTTATTTTACTGATGATGATTCTTTGGTTGCTGAGGTAATAGATAATACTACTTCAAGAGGTAGAACAATCAGATTTTTATTTGATGGTACCTATGAAGAATTTAAAGCTAAGATTACTGAATTAGGAGAAACTCCAATTCCTCCATACATCAAATCATTAAGAGATGTAGTTCCTGAGGATGAAGAAAGATACCAAACTATTTATGCTAAGAAAGAAGGTGCAGTTGCTGCTCCTACTGCAGGTTTGCATTTTAGTAAACAATTGATGAAACGTCTTGAGATTAAAGGTGTTGAATTTGCTGAATTGACATTGCACATTGGATTGGGGACTTTCCGTCAGGTTGAAGTAGAGGATTTAACCAAACATAAGATGGATTCAGAAGAAGCAGAAATTGATCAAACAGCTGCTGATATTGTAAACAGAGCAAAACACGATAGAAAGAAAGTGTGTGCAGTTGGAACAACTGTTATGAGAGCTGTTGAATCAAGCGTTTCAACTGAAGGTTATTTGAAGCCTTTCAAAGGTTGGACAAATAAGTTCATTTTTCCTCCTTATGATTTTTCAGTTGCTAACTGTATGATTACGAATTTCCACACACCACAATCTACATTGTTGATGATGGTGTCTGCTTTTGCCGGTCATGATTTTATCATGCAAGCTTATAATGAGGCGGTAAAAGAGAAATACAAATTCTACTCGTACGGTGACGCTATGTTGATTCTTTAA
- a CDS encoding vWA domain-containing protein, producing the protein MKTRNLKIAAVATMIVQLTACGGGEGSSYEDLGQSENYNKVAYTEEEAGEIVENYDMDMMMEDDIAQIEFNTEEYAYMPENEFLSPGSNPLSTFSIDVDNASYTNVRRFIEDGVKPPVDAVRTEEFINYFDYDYPVPTKDETFSVYTEVGDCPWNKKNRLVHIGLKGYTVDVEDLPPSNLVFLIDVSGSMEDHNKLPLLKKSYKLLVDKLNAKDRVSIVTYAGDERVVLESTSCEHKDEIKEAIDNLTSGGSTNGAGGIEKAYEIAVDNLLEDGNNRVILATDGDFNIGRSSDGELTRLIEEKRDQGVFLTILGFGMGNYKDSKMESLADHGNGNYFYIDDIRESNRVLVTNLAGTLLTIAKDVKIQVEFNPDLVKEYRLIGYENRVMNNEDFDNDKKDAGELGAGHTVTAIYEIVPGKADKSNLKYQQSQSSKSDELVWVKLRYKKPKGSKSKLIEMPVKDKGLQWEENSESFKFSVAVAGFSLILRESQYINDFDMDDVSDMLKEIVKIDDLQKVEFLQLVEQAKLIPEAS; encoded by the coding sequence ATGAAAACACGAAATCTTAAAATAGCAGCAGTTGCTACAATGATTGTTCAACTAACTGCATGTGGAGGTGGCGAAGGTTCGTCATATGAAGATCTAGGTCAATCTGAAAACTATAACAAGGTAGCTTATACTGAAGAGGAAGCAGGAGAAATAGTTGAAAATTACGACATGGATATGATGATGGAAGATGATATTGCACAGATAGAATTTAATACCGAAGAGTATGCTTACATGCCTGAAAATGAATTTTTATCTCCTGGATCCAATCCGCTTTCTACTTTTTCTATTGATGTAGACAATGCCAGCTATACAAATGTTAGAAGATTTATAGAAGATGGAGTTAAACCACCTGTTGATGCCGTTAGAACAGAAGAGTTTATAAATTATTTTGATTATGATTATCCGGTTCCTACAAAAGATGAAACATTTTCAGTTTATACTGAGGTGGGAGATTGTCCTTGGAATAAAAAAAATAGATTGGTGCATATCGGGCTAAAAGGATATACTGTAGATGTTGAAGATCTGCCTCCTTCAAATTTGGTTTTTTTAATTGACGTTTCGGGTTCAATGGAAGATCACAACAAATTGCCACTACTTAAAAAATCATACAAATTATTAGTGGATAAATTAAATGCAAAAGACAGAGTTTCAATTGTTACTTATGCCGGTGATGAGCGAGTTGTATTAGAGTCTACTTCATGCGAACACAAGGATGAAATTAAAGAGGCAATTGACAATTTAACTTCAGGCGGATCAACAAATGGTGCTGGTGGAATCGAAAAAGCGTATGAAATTGCAGTAGACAACTTGTTGGAAGATGGAAATAACAGAGTGATTTTGGCTACTGATGGTGATTTTAATATTGGTAGATCTTCTGATGGTGAGCTTACAAGATTAATTGAAGAGAAAAGAGATCAAGGTGTTTTCTTAACCATTTTAGGATTTGGAATGGGTAACTACAAAGATTCGAAAATGGAAAGTTTAGCGGACCATGGAAATGGAAACTATTTCTACATTGATGATATCAGAGAAAGCAATAGAGTGTTGGTGACTAATTTGGCTGGTACCTTACTGACGATTGCTAAAGACGTGAAAATCCAGGTAGAATTTAACCCTGATTTAGTAAAAGAATACAGATTGATTGGTTATGAAAATCGCGTAATGAACAATGAAGATTTTGACAATGACAAGAAAGATGCAGGTGAATTGGGAGCGGGTCACACAGTTACTGCGATTTATGAGATAGTTCCAGGAAAAGCTGATAAATCAAACTTGAAGTATCAACAGTCGCAATCAAGTAAATCAGATGAATTGGTGTGGGTGAAATTGAGATATAAAAAACCAAAAGGGAGCAAGAGTAAATTAATTGAAATGCCAGTTAAAGATAAAGGTCTACAATGGGAAGAGAATTCTGAATCTTTCAAGTTTTCTGTTGCTGTTGCCGGTTTCTCATTGATATTAAGAGAGTCACAATACATCAATGATTTTGATATGGATGATGTAAGTGATATGTTAAAAGAGATTGTAAAAATTGATGATTTACAAAAAGTTGAGTTTCTACAACTGGTAGAACAAGCAAAATTGATTCCTGAAGCTTCTTAG
- a CDS encoding RNA polymerase sigma factor: protein MDDLILRAVYKEVYPMVEKYVIKNNGSSDDAKDVFQDAIYLLIKKAGQEGFELTSKLSTFLFGIGKNLWLKKLTKNKIDPKSYEAEIEDNNLPEEDFTQLERKKKVKECIEALGEPCKTIIVQFYYFKTSMQEIAKMLNYTNANNAKNQKYKCFLRLKKMMLKG, encoded by the coding sequence ATGGACGACCTAATTTTAAGAGCTGTCTACAAAGAGGTTTATCCAATGGTAGAGAAGTATGTGATTAAGAACAATGGTTCATCTGATGATGCAAAAGATGTTTTTCAGGATGCCATTTATCTACTTATTAAAAAAGCAGGACAAGAAGGCTTTGAGCTAACGTCCAAACTCAGCACTTTTTTATTTGGAATTGGTAAAAATTTGTGGCTTAAAAAGCTTACAAAAAATAAAATAGACCCCAAAAGTTATGAAGCTGAAATAGAGGACAACAATTTGCCGGAGGAAGATTTTACGCAATTAGAAAGAAAGAAGAAAGTAAAAGAGTGTATTGAAGCTTTGGGTGAGCCTTGCAAAACAATTATTGTTCAGTTTTACTACTTTAAAACAAGCATGCAAGAAATTGCAAAAATGCTCAATTATACAAATGCCAATAACGCTAAAAACCAAAAGTACAAGTGTTTTTTGAGGCTTAAAAAAATGATGTTAAAAGGATAG
- a CDS encoding S1 family peptidase has protein sequence MNEEEKIALFDAYLNGDLNQEQASDFEKLIANDIDLSAEFEEHKKLAQDIFEGHEYAEILHKLDIIHNDEIGKKKNNVLLKPKFLIPLGIAASIIFIVMVVNPFGNTSNEDLAKSEDYRPLYNEEEGESAYTEEEAELVEVYDTVEENATELDSIDDKPNKLDEDLSLIRKLPKGSAFLISNGGYFLTSKHLVEKSELVKLQQKDLGITFNAEVVYVDSVIDFAILKCSEKYATNLEAVPFKISSKSIELGEDVFTLGYPKSDIVYTKGTISSETGYKSDSLTYELSMASNPGNSGAPLFNTKGNFVGMIIANNSKKQSVTYILRPEYIEERLDNLKDSIDIDMSRNYTKRYSQVKQFISKYRNFVFEIH, from the coding sequence TTGAACGAAGAGGAAAAAATAGCATTGTTTGACGCTTATTTGAATGGAGACTTAAATCAAGAGCAGGCATCAGATTTTGAAAAACTGATTGCTAATGATATTGATTTGTCTGCTGAATTTGAAGAGCATAAAAAATTAGCTCAAGACATATTTGAAGGACATGAATATGCTGAGATTCTGCATAAACTAGACATTATTCACAATGATGAAATTGGCAAGAAAAAAAATAATGTCTTACTCAAACCTAAATTCTTAATTCCATTAGGAATCGCTGCCAGTATTATATTCATTGTAATGGTTGTAAATCCATTTGGAAATACCAGTAATGAAGATTTAGCAAAGTCTGAAGACTATCGTCCACTTTACAATGAAGAAGAGGGCGAATCTGCCTATACTGAGGAAGAAGCTGAGTTGGTTGAAGTTTACGATACAGTTGAAGAAAATGCAACAGAACTTGATAGCATTGATGACAAACCAAATAAACTTGATGAAGATTTGAGTTTAATAAGAAAATTACCAAAAGGAAGTGCATTTTTAATTTCAAATGGAGGCTATTTTCTAACATCAAAGCACCTAGTAGAAAAAAGTGAGCTTGTCAAACTTCAACAAAAAGATTTAGGCATCACATTTAATGCTGAAGTTGTATATGTCGATTCAGTAATTGATTTCGCCATCTTAAAATGTTCAGAAAAATACGCGACTAATCTAGAAGCTGTTCCATTTAAAATAAGCTCCAAATCAATTGAATTAGGGGAAGATGTTTTCACTTTAGGATATCCTAAATCAGACATTGTTTACACCAAAGGAACCATTAGTTCAGAAACCGGATATAAGTCAGATTCCTTGACCTACGAACTAAGCATGGCTTCAAATCCGGGAAATAGCGGAGCACCACTTTTTAATACAAAGGGAAATTTTGTTGGAATGATAATCGCCAATAATTCTAAAAAACAATCTGTGACATATATTTTACGACCTGAATACATTGAAGAGCGCTTGGATAACTTAAAGGATTCTATTGACATTGACATGAGCAGAAACTATACTAAACGCTACAGTCAGGTAAAACAATTCATTTCAAAGTACCGCAATTTTGTGTTTGAAATTCATTGA
- a CDS encoding DUF5686 and carboxypeptidase regulatory-like domain-containing protein, translated as MRLRTLIILVLLICSKTQFAQSLQGFVYDESNNPIPFAKVYVKNFNNLGAVTDTEGKYFFGCDMGTYDVIYKCVGFEDQEVKVTIDKVQPTVQNVWLKQKDNELNTVEVETKKRNVGWEIVQNVISHKKDLIKQFDSYNCEVYIKGVETYETRQEQKNQNQDETDEEPNDKFQKQKDEINNKLNGENRLNLVEINLEKHFQYPNKIKEIRNGYDKLGRPDQIYFQTTTSGEFNFYESLIRKDDLHRTPIVSPLHPAGILNYKYKLKEVIEIENDTIYKVEISPRSVGTSTMEGFLWILKSEWVLTKVDVSMHKGNLKIYDNFRITQDYEKIDSFWVVSKQSFEYDTKYFKEKVHGITTVSYSNWNFNPTYPPKFFNSEIGVTTKEAYERDSTYWDQIRPVPLTPEEQRKKFVQDSLTAIYTSEKYLDSVDAVFNKITWLKALWFGFEHRNREKKEQWYISSVAQLIEPISAGGPRIGPGFQYFKKWEDEQWIDVDGDYSIGVTNWDSRGRLRIYHRYLPKKFGTWSIWGSRETDLINSWNSYLGTLSRSNWYMNNKFGAWHRIEVANGLYVATSARFEHREPFDSTYKFISWFDKWLQQEDPEPYTFNPYNAFRTNLSIQFTPFQKYMTEPNRKVVLGSRWPTLSFYWEKGYRNILKSVVDFDYISFTVDQEFNIGTMGKSYYIVKSGKFVNQDSVFYIDRKFFRKSDSDPFFKYFLSQPLYSFQNLDSSYQTQDFYFELHYIHHFNGALINKIPFMKKTGIQALVGGGTLFLPEHNNYFYMEAYTGIERTFKFMRRRLRIGAYVIFSWANNAFAIPDDQKPKNVQFKVSFDIMNERDLKFNF; from the coding sequence ATGCGTCTACGCACACTCATAATCCTGGTATTGCTGATTTGTTCAAAAACCCAATTTGCACAAAGCTTACAGGGATTTGTATATGATGAAAGCAACAACCCAATTCCCTTTGCAAAAGTCTACGTTAAAAACTTCAACAATTTAGGAGCAGTTACAGACACTGAAGGAAAATACTTCTTTGGTTGTGATATGGGAACTTATGATGTCATCTATAAATGTGTTGGATTTGAAGATCAAGAAGTAAAAGTAACCATAGACAAAGTTCAACCAACAGTACAGAACGTTTGGCTAAAACAAAAGGACAATGAATTAAACACTGTTGAAGTTGAAACTAAAAAGAGAAATGTTGGGTGGGAAATTGTTCAAAACGTTATTTCACATAAAAAAGATTTGATCAAACAATTTGATTCATACAATTGTGAAGTATACATCAAAGGAGTTGAAACTTACGAAACAAGACAAGAACAAAAGAATCAAAATCAAGATGAAACTGATGAAGAGCCCAATGATAAATTTCAAAAACAAAAAGACGAAATCAACAACAAGCTGAATGGTGAAAATCGTCTTAACCTCGTTGAAATAAATCTTGAAAAACACTTTCAATATCCCAACAAAATAAAGGAAATAAGAAATGGTTATGATAAACTAGGAAGACCGGATCAAATTTATTTTCAAACCACTACAAGCGGAGAATTTAACTTCTATGAAAGTTTAATCAGAAAAGATGATTTACACCGCACCCCTATCGTTTCCCCTTTACATCCTGCAGGTATTTTGAACTACAAATACAAACTCAAAGAAGTAATAGAAATTGAAAACGACACTATTTATAAAGTTGAAATTTCACCAAGAAGTGTTGGAACCTCAACAATGGAGGGATTTTTATGGATATTAAAAAGTGAATGGGTGCTTACAAAGGTTGATGTGAGCATGCATAAAGGAAACCTCAAAATTTATGACAATTTCAGAATCACACAAGACTATGAAAAAATTGATTCGTTTTGGGTTGTAAGCAAACAATCCTTTGAATATGACACCAAATACTTTAAAGAAAAAGTTCACGGAATCACCACAGTTTCTTATTCGAATTGGAACTTTAACCCTACCTATCCTCCAAAGTTTTTCAACAGCGAAATTGGTGTAACTACCAAAGAAGCTTATGAAAGAGATTCAACTTATTGGGATCAAATAAGACCTGTACCGCTAACACCTGAAGAGCAAAGAAAAAAATTCGTTCAGGATAGTTTAACCGCTATTTATACTTCAGAAAAATACCTTGATTCAGTTGATGCTGTTTTCAATAAAATTACCTGGTTGAAAGCCTTGTGGTTTGGTTTTGAGCACAGAAATAGAGAGAAAAAAGAACAATGGTACATCTCTTCTGTAGCTCAATTAATTGAACCTATATCGGCAGGTGGACCAAGAATAGGACCGGGATTTCAGTACTTCAAAAAATGGGAAGATGAGCAATGGATTGACGTAGATGGCGATTATTCAATTGGCGTCACCAACTGGGATTCAAGAGGTAGATTGAGAATTTATCATAGATATTTACCAAAGAAATTTGGAACCTGGTCCATTTGGGGATCCCGGGAAACAGACCTCATCAACAGCTGGAATTCATACCTGGGAACATTGAGTAGGAGCAACTGGTACATGAACAATAAGTTTGGAGCATGGCACAGAATTGAAGTTGCCAATGGTTTATATGTTGCTACAAGTGCCAGGTTTGAGCACAGAGAACCTTTTGATTCAACTTATAAATTCATCAGTTGGTTTGACAAATGGCTACAACAAGAAGATCCTGAACCTTACACCTTTAATCCATACAACGCATTCAGAACAAACTTGAGTATTCAGTTTACGCCATTTCAAAAATATATGACTGAACCTAACAGAAAAGTAGTATTAGGAAGTCGTTGGCCAACCCTCTCATTTTATTGGGAAAAAGGATATCGAAATATTTTAAAATCGGTAGTAGACTTTGACTACATATCCTTTACGGTTGACCAGGAGTTTAATATTGGAACCATGGGTAAATCCTATTACATAGTCAAATCGGGTAAGTTTGTGAATCAGGATAGTGTCTTTTATATTGATAGAAAGTTCTTTAGAAAATCAGATTCGGACCCTTTCTTTAAATATTTCTTAAGTCAACCTTTATACTCATTCCAAAACCTTGATTCATCTTACCAAACTCAGGATTTTTATTTTGAATTGCATTATATACATCACTTTAACGGAGCACTTATCAATAAAATTCCTTTCATGAAGAAAACAGGAATCCAAGCCTTAGTTGGAGGAGGTACTTTGTTTTTACCCGAACACAACAACTATTTTTACATGGAGGCATATACGGGAATAGAAAGGACATTTAAATTTATGAGGCGGCGACTGCGGATAGGTGCCTATGTCATATTTAGTTGGGCCAATAATGCTTTTGCTATACCGGACGATCAGAAGCCTAAAAACGTCCAATTTAAAGTCTCCTTTGACATAATGAATGAGCGAGATTTGAAGTTTAACTTCTAA
- a CDS encoding YncE family protein, with product MKKLIFTTLSATMLLSCKKDEPVVIKGDYDNGILVMNEGLYQQNNASISFFDYETHQVTQQVFYTQNGRGLGDLANDWEYYTIGDSAYFIIAVDLSSQLEIVNARTMKSVKQIPVFDGTVAREPRIVKVQNDKAYSINYDGTVSVVDLKSNTITNTISVGANPDGAAIVGNYLYTANSGGLNWPDYDSTISVVNLTTETEEMQFYGRTNCSSMITDSQGDIYVLSNGNYGSIAPAMLRIDTQTNSVSEEWDFSISSWAKYGEMIYFHDANLNGIYRFNTLTETFDSNPLIDCSSYTNMYSIHVGDNIIVTTDAEGWTTSSTVRVYDGAGIYKYSFTGGFVAKDVRF from the coding sequence ATGAAAAAGTTAATTTTTACAACCCTTTCCGCTACTATGCTTTTGTCATGTAAAAAGGATGAACCGGTTGTAATCAAAGGGGATTACGATAACGGAATCCTTGTAATGAATGAAGGTTTGTATCAACAGAATAATGCATCAATTTCATTTTTTGATTATGAAACTCATCAGGTAACTCAACAAGTGTTTTATACGCAAAATGGAAGAGGTTTAGGTGATTTGGCGAATGATTGGGAGTATTATACAATAGGAGATTCTGCATATTTTATTATTGCGGTTGATTTGTCAAGTCAACTTGAAATTGTAAATGCCAGAACCATGAAATCTGTTAAACAAATTCCTGTTTTTGATGGGACTGTTGCTAGAGAGCCAAGAATTGTAAAGGTTCAAAATGACAAAGCATACAGTATCAATTATGACGGAACTGTTTCTGTGGTAGATTTAAAATCTAATACTATAACTAACACCATTTCTGTTGGAGCCAACCCTGATGGTGCAGCCATAGTGGGGAATTATCTTTATACTGCTAATTCGGGAGGATTAAATTGGCCTGATTATGATTCTACCATCTCAGTTGTAAATCTTACTACAGAAACTGAAGAAATGCAGTTTTATGGTAGAACAAATTGTTCAAGTATGATTACAGATTCACAAGGTGATATTTATGTTTTGTCAAATGGGAATTACGGTAGTATTGCTCCGGCTATGTTGCGAATAGATACCCAAACAAATTCGGTAAGTGAAGAATGGGATTTTTCAATAAGTAGTTGGGCTAAATACGGCGAGATGATTTATTTCCATGATGCAAATTTGAATGGGATTTACAGGTTCAATACCTTGACGGAAACTTTTGATAGTAATCCCCTAATTGATTGTAGTTCGTATACCAATATGTATTCAATTCATGTGGGAGACAACATTATTGTGACTACAGATGCTGAAGGTTGGACGACTTCATCTACCGTTAGAGTTTATGATGGTGCCGGAATTTATAAATACAGTTTTACAGGCGGATTTGTAGCCAAGGATGTTAGGTTTTAA
- a CDS encoding TonB-dependent receptor plug domain-containing protein — protein MSLLGQIFKREWCVLLFFLQTNQVSAQDTSHTLNPVTIEMVRADARVSQIETTAPSYLLSNKKIEFLGVRDVGGALKVIPGSLIKDYGGIGGVKTISYRSLGSSHTGVLLDGNSQQNTQVGTINLSQFESFGLKEVLFTSGQPQVYLAMASAYIPANTIQINSKLMSFDTTFNAELYQNVTSINSYESGAIVKVPLGNKVFVGTQLFSKYGSGEYDFNYDLSGSNVKLSRINSQIFNYKGRIGMGYKFKNGMLRGSFYFNNNQQELPGAVILYNPSNDQKLYNEDYRGDINVMSIKNSWTIKSHGFVQSNYLRYFDPTYFNSQGFWSSSYLNQILGAGIMSSVKLSKLSARLYFGSDVYYSQLKSSEFNNQPFRAGANSVVAMKINFPKLIIEANVNHQLIHDQARSADTTVLKNYSKLSPFIGLKLLPFDNVKFGIRSSYKRVFRMPTFNDLYYNFLGNTNLLPEDAHLINYGLSHEFDLKNYNILELSVDGFYNAVKNKIIAIPTKDIFNWSMQNLGKTKAVGLDLAMLYAQEIKDFKWSVSASLTINHSVDITDSTSSSYGHQLPYTPLLVSNFGANFSWKGWMISNNLIYTGERYSLNENIAINHLDPFFDWNVGLSKEFEFGTAYKLFVSAKVMNVLGNNYEVVRSFPMPGRYYQCTLKFKYK, from the coding sequence TTGAGTCTATTAGGACAGATATTTAAAAGAGAATGGTGTGTATTGTTGTTTTTTTTGCAGACGAATCAAGTTTCTGCTCAAGACACTTCACACACTTTAAATCCGGTTACCATTGAAATGGTGAGGGCAGATGCGCGTGTTTCTCAAATTGAAACAACTGCACCTTCTTACCTATTGTCCAATAAAAAAATTGAATTCCTTGGAGTTAGAGATGTTGGTGGAGCTTTAAAAGTGATTCCCGGTTCACTTATAAAAGATTATGGTGGAATAGGTGGTGTTAAAACTATTTCATATAGGAGTTTAGGTTCTTCACATACAGGAGTTTTGTTAGATGGAAATAGTCAGCAAAATACACAAGTTGGTACCATTAATCTGTCACAATTTGAGTCTTTTGGTTTGAAAGAAGTGTTGTTTACCAGTGGACAGCCTCAAGTATATTTAGCTATGGCTTCTGCTTATATCCCGGCGAATACCATTCAAATAAACTCAAAGTTGATGTCTTTTGACACCACCTTCAATGCTGAACTGTATCAAAATGTTACTTCTATTAATAGTTACGAATCAGGAGCAATAGTTAAAGTGCCGCTTGGTAATAAAGTGTTTGTTGGAACCCAATTGTTTTCAAAGTACGGTTCAGGAGAATATGACTTTAATTATGATTTGTCAGGTTCCAATGTAAAGTTGAGCAGAATCAATTCTCAAATTTTCAATTATAAAGGTAGAATTGGAATGGGGTATAAGTTTAAAAATGGGATGTTAAGAGGAAGCTTTTACTTCAATAACAATCAGCAAGAACTTCCAGGAGCAGTTATTTTATATAATCCTTCAAATGATCAAAAATTATATAATGAAGATTATAGGGGTGACATAAATGTTATGTCAATAAAGAATAGTTGGACCATTAAATCTCATGGATTTGTTCAATCCAATTATCTGAGATATTTTGATCCTACTTACTTCAATTCACAAGGTTTTTGGAGCTCTTCTTATTTAAATCAAATTTTAGGGGCCGGTATAATGTCCTCAGTAAAATTAAGTAAGCTCTCAGCCAGACTTTATTTTGGTTCGGATGTATACTATTCGCAATTAAAAAGTAGCGAATTCAACAACCAGCCTTTCAGAGCAGGAGCTAATTCTGTAGTTGCCATGAAGATTAATTTTCCAAAGTTGATTATCGAGGCAAATGTAAATCATCAATTGATTCATGATCAGGCAAGATCTGCCGATACAACAGTGCTTAAAAATTATTCCAAACTAAGTCCATTCATAGGATTGAAATTGCTTCCGTTTGATAATGTCAAATTTGGAATCAGGTCCTCTTATAAAAGAGTGTTTAGGATGCCAACATTTAATGATTTGTATTATAATTTTTTAGGGAACACAAACTTATTACCTGAAGACGCACACCTAATCAATTACGGATTGAGTCATGAATTCGATCTTAAAAATTACAACATTTTGGAGTTGAGTGTAGATGGATTTTATAATGCAGTAAAGAATAAAATCATAGCCATACCTACCAAGGATATTTTTAATTGGAGTATGCAAAATTTAGGTAAAACCAAAGCGGTTGGATTGGATTTGGCCATGTTGTACGCCCAGGAAATAAAGGATTTTAAATGGAGTGTTTCTGCATCATTGACAATCAACCATTCTGTAGATATTACAGACAGTACAAGTAGTTCTTATGGTCATCAGCTGCCTTATACTCCTTTACTTGTTTCAAATTTTGGGGCCAATTTTAGTTGGAAAGGTTGGATGATTTCTAATAATCTCATTTATACAGGCGAGAGATATTCTCTTAATGAAAACATTGCAATTAATCACCTTGATCCATTCTTTGATTGGAATGTAGGATTGTCAAAAGAATTTGAGTTTGGTACTGCTTATAAGTTGTTTGTTAGCGCCAAAGTCATGAATGTTTTAGGCAACAATTATGAAGTTGTCCGAAGTTTTCCAATGCCTGGAAGATATTATCAATGCACATTAAAATTTAAATACAAGTAA